A genomic segment from Bradyrhizobium sp. CB1015 encodes:
- a CDS encoding type II toxin-antitoxin system Y4mF family antitoxin, translating into MLIRTPGDLGAVIRDRRKRLKLDQATLAKRIGVSRQWVIEVEHGHPRAELALVLRALDVLGIPVDVNSGGPTSRGSTSAVDINAIVTKAKEGKT; encoded by the coding sequence ATGCTTATCCGTACACCTGGCGACCTCGGCGCCGTCATTCGCGACAGACGCAAACGCCTCAAGCTAGACCAGGCGACACTGGCCAAGCGGATCGGCGTCAGCCGTCAATGGGTGATTGAGGTCGAGCATGGTCATCCCCGCGCAGAGCTGGCTCTTGTCCTTCGTGCTCTCGACGTTCTCGGCATCCCGGTGGACGTCAACAGTGGAGGGCCCACCAGCCGCGGGTCTACCTCCGCAGTTGATATCAACGCCATCGTCACCAAAGCCAAGGAAGGCAAGACATAA